The Pan troglodytes isolate AG18354 chromosome 7, NHGRI_mPanTro3-v2.0_pri, whole genome shotgun sequence genome has a window encoding:
- the LOC743698 gene encoding interferon-induced transmembrane protein 3-like has protein sequence MNHTFQTFFTPANSGHPRNYEMLKEEHEVAVVGAPQNPALPMSTMIHFHSETSMPDHVVWSLFNTLFMNSGCLGFIAFAYSLKSRERKKVGDLTRAQAYTSTAKCLNIWALIVDIVMTILLIIIPVLIFQVY, from the coding sequence ATGAACCACACTTTCCAAACCTTCTTCACTCCTGCCAACAGCGGCCACCCCCGCAATTATGAGATGCTCAAGGAGGAGCATGAGGTGGCTGTGGTGGGGGCGCCCCAAAACCCTGCTCTCCCGATGTCCACCATGATCCACTTCCACAGTGAGACCTCCATGCCTGACCATGTCGTGTGGTCGCTGTTCAACACCCTCTTCATGAACTCCGGCTGCCTGGGCTTCATAGCATTTGCGTACTCCTTGAAGTCTAGGGAGAGGAAGAAGGTTGGTGACCTGACCAGGGCCCAGGCCTATACCTCCACTGCCAAGTGCCTGAACATCTGGGCCCTGATCGTGGACATTGTCATGACCATTCTGCTCATCATCATCCCAGTGTTGATCTTCCAAGTCTATTGA